From a region of the Leptospira venezuelensis genome:
- a CDS encoding ABC1 kinase family protein: protein MPGFLDQLLQGVNSASRIVTSSYVFSTKTILLLKDLATGGSGSRNIPVRLREAFEELGATYIKLGQFIASAPSLFPEEIVTEMQKCLDSVRPLPFSDIQKVLKKELGKDYQKLFQSIDPVPMASASIAQVHSAVTKDGLDVVVKVQRPDIESALGADLNLLFLASKLFEIFVPGLNKSGLSEMVGMFQSSILEEIDFIKEANNCEEFERYLLSSGETRARVPKIYRELSTKKVLVMEKFYGAPITDEISLRKFSKDPSRTLSDALEIWFSTLSKSGFFHADVHAGNLMILRDGTVGFIDFGIVGRISSKVWEGLMIFLEGLALNRTDRIASGLVRMDGTAKGVDEKKLAKDLETVFDQMSKMVLDIQMGELDALDEKKMNTILFEFRDISDRNGLKIPKEFGLLVKQILYFDRYIKSFAPELDLIRDREKFIK from the coding sequence ATGCCAGGATTCCTAGACCAACTTCTGCAAGGGGTAAACAGTGCTAGTCGTATAGTGACCAGTAGTTATGTTTTTTCCACCAAAACCATCCTACTTTTAAAGGATTTAGCTACAGGAGGAAGTGGATCTCGTAATATTCCAGTTCGATTGAGAGAAGCGTTTGAAGAATTAGGCGCAACGTATATTAAATTAGGCCAATTTATTGCCTCGGCCCCTTCTCTATTCCCGGAGGAGATCGTAACGGAGATGCAAAAATGTTTGGATTCCGTACGACCTCTACCTTTCTCAGATATCCAAAAAGTATTAAAAAAAGAACTGGGTAAAGATTACCAAAAATTATTCCAAAGTATAGATCCAGTCCCAATGGCATCAGCATCTATTGCACAAGTCCATTCTGCAGTAACCAAAGACGGTTTGGATGTAGTAGTAAAAGTGCAAAGACCTGATATAGAAAGCGCGTTAGGAGCAGATTTAAATCTTCTATTCTTAGCCTCTAAACTATTCGAAATATTTGTGCCTGGTCTGAATAAATCAGGACTTTCTGAAATGGTAGGAATGTTCCAATCTTCCATCTTAGAGGAAATAGATTTTATAAAAGAAGCAAACAATTGTGAAGAATTCGAAAGATATCTTCTATCTTCTGGAGAAACAAGAGCAAGAGTTCCTAAAATTTACAGAGAACTCAGCACCAAAAAGGTTTTGGTAATGGAAAAATTTTATGGAGCTCCGATCACAGACGAAATTTCTTTACGAAAATTTAGTAAAGATCCCTCCAGGACACTTTCAGACGCGCTTGAGATCTGGTTTTCTACACTTTCTAAATCGGGTTTTTTCCATGCAGATGTACATGCAGGAAACCTAATGATCTTAAGGGACGGTACAGTAGGTTTTATAGATTTCGGGATCGTAGGAAGAATTTCCTCTAAGGTCTGGGAAGGTCTGATGATCTTTTTAGAAGGTCTTGCATTGAACAGAACGGATCGTATTGCGAGTGGTTTAGTTCGTATGGATGGAACCGCCAAAGGTGTAGACGAGAAAAAACTAGCAAAAGACCTTGAGACCGTTTTTGATCAAATGAGTAAGATGGTCCTGGATATCCAAATGGGAGAATTGGATGCTTTGGATGAGAAGAAGATGAATACTATCCTTTTTGAGTTCAGAGATATTTCAGATCGAAACGGATTAAAGATCCCCAAGGAATTCGGGCTTCTCGTTAAACAAATCTTATACTTTGACAGATATATCAAATCTTTCGCACCGGAATTAGATCTGATCCGGGACAGGGAAAAATTTATAAAATGA
- a CDS encoding FeoA family protein: MKSKLFELEEGESGKITGIKNESGKTGLVRNLLDMGFLPGTKITVVRKFQDQDKMIVKLGLVRLAIRKLEADLLELN, encoded by the coding sequence ATGAAATCCAAACTTTTCGAATTAGAAGAGGGAGAGTCCGGAAAAATCACCGGAATAAAAAACGAATCCGGAAAAACGGGACTGGTCCGAAATCTTTTAGATATGGGATTTCTTCCCGGAACAAAAATCACCGTGGTCCGTAAATTCCAAGACCAAGATAAGATGATCGTAAAATTAGGCCTTGTCCGATTGGCCATTCGAAAATTAGAAGCGGATCTTTTGGAATTGAATTAG
- the feoB gene encoding ferrous iron transport protein B, translated as MKLLNTELQTQGSKTENFRVLLTGNPNCGKSTLFNRLTGLRQKTGNYHGVTVEKAEGILHTEDRTVNIVDLPGAYSLGGESEDKQVTTRILLSKETEDKLIFVLDAVAIERGLQFLLQVSSLKIPMIVAVTMNDTLEKKGVHLDLKVLSKAFKVPFYFVNPRSGEGVEVLENVLTDPSAYKTPDPDFSWDKKRTALIESVLSKLLVDDPDSVRFVLENSFKEFSGESLQTGLPSSNFFPEKTREFIRSEWEKSKLEFSYGEELVQRSIWIKKLLSKAVSGSEIAEKGILGFADKILLHPIWGLTIFLGIMALVFQFLFTWSEVPMDWIEARIGDLADWTGNYLPEGPVRSLIQEGMIGGVGAVLVFIPQISLLFLFIGIMEESGYIARASFLMDRFMGKFGLSGKSFIPLLSSAACAVPAIMGTRTIENKSDRLTTILVSPLITCSARYPVYILVIGTVFSAEPVFGIFSPKVLALFGLFLLGMFASMGAAFLFKKTFFRSEPAYFLMELPRYQWPSLKSLFFTVYKKIRAFIGNAGKVILFISIILWFLANYPRVEGPKNEDLNPAQAKSLQISESYAGRMGKMMEPVLQPIGFGWKMGLGIITSFAAREVMVSTLSIVYGVQGEDSEDENLRSALRKDKDPETGKPVWTIASALSLLVFFAFACQCMSTLAVVKKETNSLFWPFFMFTYMTVLAYTSSFLVFHFSKFLGWN; from the coding sequence ATGAAATTATTAAATACCGAATTACAAACTCAAGGATCTAAAACGGAAAATTTCCGAGTCTTACTGACTGGAAATCCAAACTGCGGTAAATCTACATTATTCAATCGATTGACTGGGCTTAGACAAAAAACAGGAAACTACCATGGAGTCACCGTAGAAAAAGCAGAAGGGATCCTTCATACAGAAGATAGAACAGTTAACATAGTAGATCTTCCGGGAGCATATAGTTTAGGCGGAGAATCCGAAGATAAACAGGTAACGACCCGCATCTTGCTCTCAAAAGAAACAGAAGACAAATTGATTTTTGTATTGGATGCAGTTGCAATTGAAAGAGGACTCCAATTTTTATTGCAGGTATCTTCTCTCAAGATCCCAATGATAGTCGCAGTCACGATGAACGATACCTTAGAAAAAAAGGGAGTTCATTTAGATCTTAAAGTTTTATCTAAGGCATTCAAAGTTCCTTTTTATTTTGTAAATCCAAGATCAGGAGAAGGTGTAGAAGTTTTAGAAAATGTTTTAACTGATCCTTCTGCTTATAAAACCCCAGACCCGGATTTTTCCTGGGACAAAAAACGAACCGCTTTAATCGAGTCAGTACTTTCTAAACTTTTGGTGGACGATCCGGATTCGGTTCGATTCGTATTAGAAAATAGTTTTAAAGAATTTAGTGGAGAAAGTTTACAAACAGGGCTACCTTCTTCTAATTTTTTTCCGGAAAAAACGCGTGAATTCATTCGTTCTGAATGGGAAAAATCCAAATTAGAATTTTCTTATGGAGAAGAACTAGTCCAAAGATCCATCTGGATCAAAAAACTTTTATCTAAAGCAGTTTCTGGTTCAGAAATCGCAGAAAAAGGGATCTTAGGATTTGCTGATAAAATACTTCTGCACCCAATCTGGGGACTTACAATCTTCTTAGGGATCATGGCACTTGTTTTCCAATTCTTATTTACCTGGTCCGAAGTTCCCATGGATTGGATAGAAGCAAGGATTGGAGATCTTGCGGATTGGACTGGGAATTATCTTCCTGAGGGGCCGGTGCGATCTCTCATCCAAGAAGGAATGATAGGAGGAGTCGGAGCAGTTTTAGTATTCATTCCTCAGATCAGCTTATTATTTCTATTCATTGGGATCATGGAAGAAAGCGGGTATATCGCAAGAGCTTCGTTTCTAATGGACAGGTTCATGGGAAAATTTGGACTTTCCGGAAAATCCTTTATTCCATTACTTTCCAGTGCAGCATGCGCAGTTCCAGCGATCATGGGAACTAGAACAATTGAAAATAAATCTGATAGACTTACTACAATCTTAGTGTCTCCACTAATCACCTGCTCTGCCAGATATCCGGTTTATATTTTGGTAATTGGGACAGTCTTTTCTGCTGAACCGGTTTTCGGGATCTTCTCCCCTAAAGTCCTAGCGTTATTTGGCCTTTTTCTGTTAGGGATGTTTGCTTCAATGGGAGCAGCTTTCTTATTCAAAAAAACTTTTTTTAGATCAGAGCCTGCATATTTTCTAATGGAACTTCCCAGATACCAGTGGCCTTCTCTCAAAAGTTTATTTTTTACAGTTTATAAGAAGATCAGAGCCTTTATAGGAAACGCAGGGAAAGTAATTTTATTCATCTCTATCATACTTTGGTTCCTAGCAAATTATCCAAGGGTAGAAGGCCCTAAAAACGAAGACTTAAATCCTGCACAAGCCAAGTCCTTACAAATCTCAGAATCCTATGCGGGAAGAATGGGAAAAATGATGGAACCAGTCTTACAACCGATCGGTTTCGGCTGGAAGATGGGGCTTGGGATCATTACTTCATTCGCAGCGAGAGAAGTAATGGTATCCACATTGTCCATCGTATATGGAGTCCAGGGAGAAGATTCGGAAGATGAAAATCTAAGGTCAGCGCTTAGAAAGGATAAAGATCCGGAAACTGGAAAACCGGTTTGGACCATTGCAAGTGCGTTAAGTTTACTCGTATTTTTTGCATTTGCCTGCCAATGTATGTCTACTCTTGCGGTAGTAAAAAAAGAGACAAACTCTCTTTTCTGGCCATTCTTTATGTTCACATATATGACAGTTCTTGCATATACTTCCTCATTTTTAGTTTTCCATTTTTCTAAATTTTTAGGCTGGAATTGA
- a CDS encoding LTA synthase family protein has protein sequence MIKRLPANLKIIIFYSFCFFVLLIIFRFALLFIYLSKLGNSPISEVIISFLIGVRFDLCVISIVVGLSWILSSFHYPNRWTVYRYIWGILPIPLFLWMTGHLIGDTIYFGEADKHLGYEGFVFLGKDLLILIEAGIKNDTLTVVLGLIGIFTGLPALIYLFIKHNGYQYSPENRNKELVQIPIAIILLLFLFRGGLQARPLRSTEAIHSENPFLNQLPLNGVFTTIMDLKSKSILPELQMSKEESIRIVQQEIDYPGAKFIDPEYPILRETSETRKDTPPNIVLILLESWTGKFLKPNGDGIVGGKELAPNFNSLAKEGRYFSRFFATGGRTVNGLMSVLTGIPDRPGITVVRTHQVLGNFGGLGSILKTLGYSTYFVHGGDVGFDNMSFLFPHWGFDTIIGKEEIEKTGKYKSGAWGFYDGDVLEELHETISKAKQPFAVVSLTLTTHYPYQVPETGQNPFPETMKDSDYFNTYAYSDESIGKFMEKAKKSPYFQNTIFIFVADHTHHRDLNPFEDRNIPLLIYSPKYVKSGLDPKLSSQLDVIPTILGLVGKKVKFSSFGKDLLSNSPVPQDNGSYFAFSSVIGWIENEYALYRSTEGELREAYPMPWNINKSKCVSMKETCDEYERKAKAFLNLSYELLNTNRIFPEK, from the coding sequence ATGATTAAAAGACTGCCTGCAAACCTTAAGATAATTATATTTTACTCTTTTTGTTTTTTTGTCCTTCTAATCATTTTTAGATTTGCTCTGCTGTTTATCTATTTGTCGAAATTGGGTAATTCCCCGATTAGCGAAGTGATTATTTCCTTTTTGATTGGAGTACGTTTCGATCTATGTGTGATCTCCATAGTTGTCGGATTATCTTGGATCTTATCTTCTTTTCATTATCCAAACCGTTGGACAGTCTACAGATACATTTGGGGAATCCTACCAATTCCATTATTCTTATGGATGACTGGTCATTTGATCGGTGACACCATCTATTTCGGAGAAGCGGACAAACATCTGGGTTACGAAGGATTTGTTTTCTTAGGAAAAGATCTACTGATATTGATAGAAGCCGGAATTAAGAACGATACATTAACAGTAGTTTTGGGATTGATCGGGATATTCACAGGACTTCCTGCGTTAATTTACCTTTTTATAAAGCATAATGGCTACCAATACTCACCTGAAAATAGGAACAAAGAATTAGTACAGATCCCGATCGCTATTATCTTATTACTTTTTCTTTTTCGAGGAGGTCTACAAGCCAGGCCTTTACGATCCACAGAGGCAATCCATTCTGAAAATCCTTTCTTAAACCAACTCCCCTTAAACGGAGTATTCACAACGATTATGGATCTAAAATCCAAATCAATTCTTCCTGAACTGCAAATGTCTAAAGAGGAATCAATTCGGATCGTACAGCAAGAAATCGATTATCCAGGTGCAAAATTTATAGATCCCGAATATCCAATTTTAAGAGAAACCTCAGAAACCAGAAAGGATACTCCTCCAAATATAGTTCTCATTCTATTGGAAAGCTGGACAGGGAAATTTCTGAAGCCGAACGGAGATGGTATCGTTGGGGGAAAAGAACTTGCTCCTAATTTTAATTCTCTAGCAAAAGAGGGCAGATATTTTTCTAGATTTTTTGCAACCGGAGGAAGGACAGTAAATGGACTCATGTCTGTTCTTACAGGTATTCCGGATCGTCCAGGCATCACAGTAGTACGAACGCATCAGGTTTTAGGAAATTTTGGAGGCCTCGGATCTATACTAAAAACCCTAGGATATTCTACATATTTCGTGCACGGAGGCGATGTAGGATTTGATAATATGAGTTTTCTTTTTCCTCATTGGGGTTTCGATACAATCATAGGAAAAGAAGAAATCGAAAAAACGGGAAAATATAAATCAGGTGCCTGGGGATTTTATGACGGAGATGTATTAGAAGAACTGCATGAAACCATCTCAAAAGCGAAACAACCTTTTGCAGTAGTCAGCTTAACTCTAACCACTCATTATCCTTATCAAGTTCCAGAAACAGGACAAAATCCTTTTCCGGAAACCATGAAGGATTCTGATTATTTCAATACCTATGCGTATTCGGACGAGTCTATAGGGAAATTTATGGAGAAGGCGAAGAAGTCCCCCTATTTCCAAAACACTATCTTTATATTTGTAGCAGATCATACACACCATCGAGATTTAAATCCATTCGAAGATCGTAATATTCCACTTTTAATCTATTCTCCTAAATATGTTAAGTCAGGATTGGATCCTAAACTTTCGTCTCAATTAGATGTGATCCCAACTATCTTAGGACTTGTTGGCAAGAAAGTAAAATTTTCTTCCTTTGGTAAGGATCTACTTTCTAATTCGCCAGTGCCCCAAGACAACGGTTCTTATTTTGCGTTTTCCAGTGTGATTGGTTGGATTGAGAACGAATATGCTCTTTATAGATCCACAGAAGGTGAACTCAGAGAGGCTTATCCAATGCCTTGGAATATAAACAAATCCAAGTGTGTTTCTATGAAGGAAACCTGCGATGAATATGAACGAAAGGCAAAAGCGTTTTTAAACCTAAGTTATGAGCTTCTGAATACAAATCGGATCTTCCCAGAGAAATAA
- a CDS encoding N-acetylneuraminate synthase family protein, whose translation MSFSKSFRLEEKWEIGPDSSPFIIAEIGLNHNADLELGKKTIQAAKQAGANAVKFQSYTTENFLDIKNPKAKVLVDIFQTYELSEKLHIEFQKTAKEEGLFFFSTPLDTGSVDLLVNLGVKALKIASGDIVNKQLLQKCASTGLPLFLSTGAAEGFEVIRALEYLESEKVKDLVLFHCVSLYPTPPENANLQTLEYYKNIFNGPLGFSDHTAGSLAGALAVSLGACVLEKHFTLDKTLPGPDHTISVDPSELKSYVENAKLAFQMRGEKKKVVQPQEAGGRFFGRRGIYSDRNGNPISLRPDLSQEDKRYFDSWKLDEANSIVKEGKGPKPGESFSA comes from the coding sequence ATGTCTTTTTCGAAAAGTTTTCGTTTGGAAGAAAAATGGGAGATCGGTCCGGATTCTTCTCCCTTTATAATTGCTGAGATCGGATTGAACCATAATGCAGATCTGGAATTAGGAAAGAAAACGATACAGGCTGCGAAGCAAGCGGGAGCGAACGCAGTAAAATTCCAAAGCTATACGACTGAAAATTTTTTAGACATTAAAAATCCAAAGGCAAAAGTCCTGGTGGATATTTTCCAGACTTACGAACTTTCCGAGAAACTACATATTGAATTCCAAAAAACTGCAAAAGAAGAAGGCCTCTTCTTTTTCTCTACTCCTTTGGATACAGGAAGTGTCGACCTTTTAGTGAACTTAGGAGTGAAAGCTCTTAAGATCGCGAGCGGAGATATTGTGAACAAACAACTTCTTCAAAAATGCGCAAGCACTGGACTACCTTTATTTTTATCCACCGGAGCCGCAGAAGGTTTTGAAGTCATTCGCGCGTTAGAATATTTGGAATCCGAAAAAGTTAAAGATCTTGTGTTATTCCATTGTGTTTCGCTTTACCCTACTCCTCCTGAAAATGCAAATTTACAAACCTTGGAATATTATAAAAATATCTTCAATGGTCCTCTAGGTTTTTCAGACCATACTGCCGGAAGCCTCGCAGGAGCATTGGCAGTTTCTCTCGGTGCATGTGTTTTAGAAAAACATTTTACTTTAGATAAAACACTTCCCGGTCCAGATCATACAATCTCCGTAGATCCTTCTGAGCTCAAATCCTATGTAGAAAATGCAAAACTTGCATTTCAAATGAGAGGAGAAAAGAAGAAGGTAGTACAACCTCAGGAAGCAGGTGGAAGATTTTTTGGAAGAAGAGGAATTTACTCTGATCGAAATGGAAATCCTATCTCACTTCGCCCGGACCTGAGCCAAGAAGATAAAAGATATTTTGATTCATGGAAGTTAGATGAGGCAAATTCCATCGTCAAAGAAGGTAAAGGACCGAAACCAGGAGAATCTTTCTCAGCTTAA